A region of the Conger conger chromosome 6, fConCon1.1, whole genome shotgun sequence genome:
acaaaaataaattgaattgataGGCAACAAACTTGTACTTGTACATATAACCGATGTGATACCTAAATTGCAGATTTCTTTGCTCATCACAACAATGCGCTTTAActattaataaatataaataatgataatattgcAATGTTCAGTAATGCACTCAGTATAATTTCCATTCTTAGCCTAAGCTAGGATGAACAAGAAACAggctgaatatttttttatcaaaagctttaataattattgagaaaataaaaagagacattttttttacaacttataaaacagaaaaatgacgtataaaaaataatgaatatattatGAACAGGAAAAGAATAGACAATATTGCATGAATGAAATCCAGGACTATCTGTTGTACAGTAACTAGACGCTGACACATTCCTCTCTCGTTTATGAGTTTTCCACCGCAGTGTCcagcaggaagtgtgtgtgctgattgaCAGCCTGCTAGGGCAGTAGGCCTTAGGCTCTGGTGCTCATCACTGGAGTGCTGGCCAACCTGCGGTCCACAGCAGCTGCATGGCTCTTCACCCAGCCATCAGCGGGGttcacacaccagtgttttcCGAGTTTAGTCACAAACCTGCAATAAACAACATGGGCCACCATTAGCGCTGAGAGGTCTTCCCTTCTCTGTGGAAACCATAACAGTGTGAGCAGGAATGGAGGTATGGACACTCACACAAGGGCCGGCAGggagcagctgctgctggtgttGTAGTAGGAGACTATCGGTTTCAGCGGGATCTTTGCCTTCTGTGTCCTTGGACAGCAGTCCTTCCCTGTGTTAGGGCCATGAGCTTTGGAGATGAACAAATAGAGACACGTTACCAagattgaattaaattacaagctctctctctctctctctctctctctctctctctcacacacacacacacacacatttcaatacttttatttatgttcACATATAATGCAAGTATTCTTGAACATAAATAGTAGTGGATGCATAAATGGTGGATAATCCAGAGCTTGTATCTAGTAAGAGTCCATCTATGGAAACAGAAAACGGTACCTGCTCCAAATGTACCGACTGCCAATTATAGCGCGTATGGAGCAGAATCTTGCCAGAATGACTTGGGCATTCCTGGCTTCTGCAGAGCCCTGATAACCAATCTGTGGACATTACCTAGGCTaccaaatataaacacaaaggGTTTACACTTGTATGCAAGCTGTAAGACGGCATCTTTGAGCagttggtacttaaaaccatgGTAAGGAACGCTTATTCCAGACTGTACTCAAAAGTACACcctacttcacacacacacacacactcacacacacacaaacacacacacccctccagcAGGTTTGAGAGACTCACCAGAAGAGACCAGCTTCAGAGAGAACAGCAACACGATCAGCAGGGCGCTCAAGTTCATCTTTGGGTTCATCTTGACTGGAGCCTGCAAGCACAGAGAGGAGCTGGTGGATTGTGgatcagagagaggagatgtgCTTGGTGAGATGGGAAAAGCTCTTAGTTATATACATTGTAGAGAGGAAGAAATCACCCAGGGGAAATTTCTCCTCAGAGCTTCTCTGGACTCTCTTTCTATGAAGGAGATCTGCTTTATTTTCTCTACTTCCTCCTTTATTTTCTAAGTAGCGCTTATTTACTGTGTTACTTAGAATACAACTGCTGCAGAGGCAgggaaaacatttcatttccaaCTGAATTGCATATTTATGGTTCATAAACCAGAAACCAACAAGTTGCACATACAGAAGAAAGGTGAGTTTGATCCATGTGATATCACTTTATAGAACACTGGGTCTACTTGACGAGAGCAGACTCTGAAACCAACCCGTTTCTATTGTATGTATTGTCAATACGGATTAACAGATTATAGACTATAGTGCTCAAGTCAAGTCATGGTAATGAAGTACAATAGTACCTGTAGCATTTCCCTGCTAAATGGGAACCATATTA
Encoded here:
- the LOC133130963 gene encoding C-C motif chemokine 14-like, whose amino-acid sequence is MNPKMNLSALLIVLLFSLKLVSSAHGPNTGKDCCPRTQKAKIPLKPIVSYYNTSSSCSLPALVFVTKLGKHWCVNPADGWVKSHAAAVDRRLASTPVMSTRA